From Salminus brasiliensis chromosome 12, fSalBra1.hap2, whole genome shotgun sequence:
atagcaaccacttcggataccatagcaaccactcagcaaccccatagcaaccactgctAAGATCTGCCGCATCTTTTATCTGTTTGTCAGGGTGAAGGTTTCTGGCCTTTCATGTTTGAGTGCATCAGAGGAGCGGGCGACCTCAGGAAGGAAGAGGAGCAGAAAGGACGAGGATGAGgagcagcagctgcagggtGTAGCTGTAGGACCGAAGAAGAAGAGCAAAAGTGAGGACACGGCAGTAAATGGTTTGGGCCAACATGAAGAAAccaaaaagaagaggaaaaagaaaaacaagaaagtAGAGAAACAGACTGAAGCTGCTACAGAACCAGGTAAAGAACCCGAGTCCTTCAAGATCCAGACAGAGAAAACCAGCAGGAAGGCACCAGGTTCTTCTGGGACCCTCAACTCTAAAGCTCCAAAAAcgagtagcaaacagaaagagagcTCAGACTCCTCAGACAGTGAAGAGGAAACTCCTCAGAGACctccacctaaacctaaacccaaacccaaaactCCACCCAAGCAGACTGTAGTGGCTAAAGCGAAGGAAAGCACCTCTTCAGAAAGTTCTTCATCTTCTGATGAAGCCACTTCAAAGCCGAGCAAACCCCGCCTACCTGTCAGACCATCTCCCGTTCCACTGAAGCCCACCTCCACCAACTCGAAACCATCAGCTAAAAAGCTCTCCACACAGCCTTCCTCAGATTCCTCATTGTCATCTTCACCATCACCTCCAGCGAGGAAGGCACCTCCTCCCTCTGCGGCCCAGAATGGACCTCCACCCACTCCGTCCACTCCAGTGAGCAAAAATAATGAGAAGGTGCCCGAGAGCTCAGACTCTGACAGCAGCAGTGAAACGGAGCTGGTGATTAAGACCCCCAACCCGCAGGTCCTGGGAATGACCCCCCGCGGGGGTGGTAGGGTCAGAGGCCGAGGAGGGGTCAGAGGTGGCTTCGGCAGGGCCAGAGGAACGCCATGGAAACAGAACATTCACTACAACTATGACAGCGGGGAGCAGCAGAAGCAGGACGATTCCCAGACC
This genomic window contains:
- the coil gene encoding coilin, with amino-acid sequence MAGSSAVRLRLRFDYPPPSGTQCRMSWILLDQNRCRVIADLCSEIRERFGFSRRAELDLFIEECYLPPAESIYLIRDNDSIRVKVSGLSCLSASEERATSGRKRSRKDEDEEQQLQGVAVGPKKKSKSEDTAVNGLGQHEETKKKRKKKNKKVEKQTEAATEPGKEPESFKIQTEKTSRKAPGSSGTLNSKAPKTSSKQKESSDSSDSEEETPQRPPPKPKPKPKTPPKQTVVAKAKESTSSESSSSSDEATSKPSKPRLPVRPSPVPLKPTSTNSKPSAKKLSTQPSSDSSLSSSPSPPARKAPPPSAAQNGPPPTPSTPVSKNNEKVPESSDSDSSSETELVIKTPNPQVLGMTPRGGGRVRGRGGVRGGFGRARGTPWKQNIHYNYDSGEQQKQDDSQTNRSLVLENPPEPKPRRDYSALPLLAAPPAAGQKIAFKLLELTENYTPEVSDYKEGRIVGFNHTTGMIELELLTQAQARAEPGKFDLVYQNPDGSERVEYAVTLGSQVTERWDSLLEPRLIVESSG